The DNA region TTCATAAAAAGCAAGGagaacaaacaattaataatataataaagtcctattagaaaataaattaatattaacatgtaTACCTGGGCTTGTTACTTGCAGTttcctattaattaaaaaaaaataaattcagggaaaacaaaattgtataagaTTAATTCCAACTTTTAAGTCAACTTTTATCTTTCtacctaaatttaattatagagaggcatttttagatgggataccaaaatttatataataacattgTGTGGCCGAATGTTTGATATAATAACACaaaatgttttgataaattgttttggatgattaaaaattcaccAAACCAGTTTCTTAAAAATCGTAGGAAATTATGTCCGAACTAAATGACAAGAACCGAACAAATAGCAGGTTAAAAGACCACCTGTCTAGATCACCTTTTCCAAAAGGTATACGAAAAACTGTTCAAATTGGAAGAGACGAAGTACCTGCAAAAGTGAAGTTAGACCGTCCCAGACATTCGATAACACATGGGTacaataaccgttttttaataatacgaaaCAGCTGTTTGGCAATctgtttttttagttttacaggAAAACAGAAGTTAACTGCATTATATACCGGTATGCATCAAAATTTCCCGTTCAATTTGAACGGTGAATGCCTAAGAATCTCGTAACTTACGGTATCGCTTTAGGTTGTCGCTTCTTACATACAGAAAGAAACTAATATtgcattattaacaattacatttatgcaaattaaattaaaatgacaatGCCCtacatataatacaaattctACATGAAACACATGCAAAGCATAGCGATATTTAGAGTTATAAGCCATTGGATGTGCAAAGAACTGGTGATactcattaaaaaacaaactaaaaaagGAGACaccataaaaacaatttaatttgtagatAAGATAATGAAGATAATCACAAAAACATGAATCACGATATATGTGCTGGAAAAAAATTTATCCACTCACCTGGATAATTGAAAGTGTACACTAAAAACAAACGCACAATACAGGTAAcaaaatatactataaataaacagaGATATGACCCATATAACGGCTAGTGTATATTCTATGCTGTCGGCCCACACGTCAAAAACACGGCAGACATATTCGAATTGAATGAAATACCGAGAAAAAGACAGAAATACGAAAGAACCAATCCGCCGATACGTCAGTGGACCAATACCGCTTGACGCGTCCGTCCGATAATAGGTGGCGTCTTGAAACAATTAACTCGTCCTCCCTGATCATCATTTGATTAATCTAGAAATTGTTATTGGGTGGTGTTGTGTCGTTTTTCTAAATCAGGTAATAATTCTCAGtattatttctcaaaaatttctaaataccgaacaataatattaaaataagtttttgaataatttgaggGCTATTGCTTCGTGCAGGAATCTGTTGTACGACCGCTGTTGTCATAACGAATTTCCTCTTTTGACAAGCTAACGTCCATTCTTTACAAGATGGCACCGCGTCGCAGTTACATCGTTTTTGCCGTGGTCtgctaaaattcaaatttgatttataatctTTGCTTCTCAGTTgtagtttaaatagttttgtttGATAATGGAGCGAGTCAGTTCTGATGGATCTGAGAGGTATtgtattaatcattttttatacatatatagtacgaaaagagtttgatccatctgaattcTGAGGGAGACATTATgtacaatagagacagtaagtcttCCACTATGAGGCAAACGTTTACTGTCTCTGTTATCCATGAAGTCATTCTCAAATTCAGAGGGGTTAGACtcttttcctactgtatacAGTACAAAAAGCGTTTGATCCGTCTGATTtttgaaagagacatcatacacgaagagacagtaaaagtccCCTCTCTACGGGAGAAACTGGGGACCTTTACTGTCTCTCTGGTGCATAATGTCTCTTCGGaaattcagatggatcaaacgtttttcgtactgtataacataattttggTCTTCTTTTAGAGGAGTACCCGGTCTAAGATGGGACGCAGTTTCCGCCATAAATCCTAGAGAAACTCAGTTACGTTCGGTGGTTATAGACCTAATAAAATCGTAagatataaagtaaattagaaataatagcATTAGATTGTTTAATATCTTATCTAGGTACAAGAATGTAGTTGACATTTACTCACAGCCTACACAGGATTAtacaaaacttaaattattgatagaaACATGTATTGACGCAACATACAAAGTCGAAACGAACGGAAACAGTAGATCTGTTAAGGTAGGAATGAGTACAGAGAAAAACTgcagtttataattatttaaataaaatcattattttagttatgtaACATTAGtagacttaataataatactattgCAATATTTACTAACCAGATCTATTATGATATCTATATTTCAGGATGATATAACACAAATTCGCTTctccttaaaaaaaattttggcAAAAGTTATTAGTGCGACCAACGAGAGGCtccttaataaaaacatagaaTCAACATCAATTGTTCTATCAGATTATATAGTGAAGCCCAACAAAGTAACGTTTCAATGTCTTGGCGGCTTAGAAGAAGCAAAGTCAATTTTGACTACAATTGTTCTTCTGCCCAAGAACCAACCACAATTGTTTCTTGACAGGAAACTGATGAATGCAGTTTTACTCTTTGGTCCTCCAGGTACAGGTAAAACTAAATTAGCATATGCCGCAGCTGGAGAGGCACATTGTCCACTTTACACAATTTCATCTGCTGATCTATTATCTGCTTATATTGGTGTGACTGAAAAGTAAGTTGAACTCAAttaatttcttgatttatatttgtaatccACATTTTTTAGGAAATTGAAGGACTTATTCACTGCCATAAAAACTCAGAAaaagttttctattttatttattgatgaaaTAGACGGGCTATTAAGACACAGAGATTCTAAGGAGCAGGAATACAGCAGAAGGTGAGAACTATTCAACAGGTTTTACCACTTTTACAGTCAGGGATCTAATTTCTTATTCATATGAATAGATTAAAAACCGAATTCATGTGTGAGTTAAACAAAATGGAAGATTGTAAGAACACCATTTTAATATGCGCAACAAATTGTCCATGGGATTTGGATACTGCCATTTTAAGGCGctttcaaaagaaaatatacatCGCGCTTCCCACTAGAGAGGAGAGAATTGAACATATGCGGCTGCATCTCAAAAATGCTGACATTCGCCTTATCGATTCGCAGTGGGACTCGGTCTTGGATGAGACTGAATACTTTTCCGGATCAGATATTCAGAATTTGGTTCAAAGCGCCCTACATATCCCTTTAAATGAACTAGTGAATGTGTGCCTATGGAGACAATGCCCAGACGGATTTTATGAACCGGCTActgatcaattt from Aethina tumida isolate Nest 87 chromosome 1, icAetTumi1.1, whole genome shotgun sequence includes:
- the LOC109599508 gene encoding uncharacterized protein LOC109599508 — protein: MERVSSDGSERGVPGLRWDAVSAINPRETQLRSVVIDLIKSYKNVVDIYSQPTQDYTKLKLLIETCIDATYKVETNGNSRSVKDDITQIRFSLKKILAKVISATNERLLNKNIESTSIVLSDYIVKPNKVTFQCLGGLEEAKSILTTIVLLPKNQPQLFLDRKLMNAVLLFGPPGTGKTKLAYAAAGEAHCPLYTISSADLLSAYIGVTEKKLKDLFTAIKTQKKFSILFIDEIDGLLRHRDSKEQEYSRRLKTEFMCELNKMEDCKNTILICATNCPWDLDTAILRRFQKKIYIALPTREERIEHMRLHLKNADIRLIDSQWDSVLDETEYFSGSDIQNLVQSALHIPLNELVNVCLWRQCPDGFYEPATDQFNNNNVMSYLSQLPPNKVRCRKVTGKDFMDALNKANVKKKPENLKMYEDFASKLM